In Hemicordylus capensis ecotype Gifberg chromosome 3, rHemCap1.1.pri, whole genome shotgun sequence, one DNA window encodes the following:
- the LOC128348793 gene encoding uncharacterized protein LOC128348793, with protein sequence MAAGRKRDPVWQYFNEVPLPIGKAGMRAKCKHCNKEMQGLVARMRQHHEKCCDEDDQRNTFEQAGSSGEFMDSGNYPPSRSPSSCSTVSELSIQDSASLASSSDTHSHISLLPKRKKKSFPPGTTIDKFVVKTSRLEKVLIDEKIAQFVYATNSSFHLTENPHFINMVQSLRPGYSPPSRADVAGKLLDKVYDREMEQCATALEGRIVNLGIDGWSNVHNDPIVCACITTEGKVFLAQTIDTSGNAHTAEYLQEVAVKAITTCEQKFKCLVRSLVTDNAANVSKMRRNLEEQEGNTKLITYGCSAHLLHLLAKALSVPEIKTNVVEIAKYFRNNHFAAAALKRMGGTKLTLPQDVRWNSVVDCFEQYIKNWPILMTVCEQNRDKIDGTVTAKILNIGLKRNVEHMLSILKPISESLNKIQKNSCFIADAVEIWKELSEHLKTELHMDRIKLQALKKRMGQVLSPAHFLANIVNIQYQGQNLSAEEEELAMTWVSSNHPSVMPTIINFKAKGEPFKKYMFAEDILKKVTPVNWWKSLKHLDLETVQVMISLLTAVASSAGVERIFSSFGFIHSKLRNHLGPDKAGKLVFLFQIMNKEEDEDDE encoded by the exons tgcaacaaagaaatgcaaggcctggtggcccgaatgaggcaacatcatgagaagtgctgtgatgaagatgaccaaagaaacacatttgaacaggcaggatcttcag gggaattcatggattctggaaactatccaccttcaagatcaccatcctcctgttctacagtttcagagttatccatccaggatagtgcttcattagcatcatcatcagacacccacagccacatatcactattacctaaaagaaagaaaaaatccttccctcctggaaccaccatagataagtttgtggtaaaaactagcagattagaaaaagtgttaattgatgaaaaaattgcccagtttgtttatgcaacgaactcttctttccatctgactgagaacccacatttcattaatatggttcagtcactgagaccaggatacagtccacccagcagagcagatgttgcagggaaactgctggataaagtgtatgacagagaaatggagcaatgtgctacagctctggagggtagaattgttaacctaggtattgatgggtggagtaatgtccacaatgatcctattgtatgtgcttgtataacaacagaagggaaagtcttccttgcacaaacaattgatacgtcaggaaatgcacacacagcagaatacttacaagaagtggcagtaaaagctataacaacatgtgaacaaaaattcaaatgtctagtacgcagtttggtcacagacaatgctgcaaatgtatccaagatgagaagaaatttagaagagcaggaagggaatacaaagctaataacatatggttgcagtgctcatttgctgcacctcttagccaaagccttaagtgttccagaaataaagactaatgttgttgaaattgctaaatacttccgtaacaatcactttgctgcagcagctctgaaaaggatgggtggaaccaagctaacactcccacaagatgttagatggaactctgtggttgactgttttgagcagtatatcaagaactggcctattctgatgacagtttgtgaacaaaatcgagataaaatagatggcactgtcacagccaaaatcctcaacattgggcttaagagaaatgttgaacatatgctgagcatcctgaaacccatctctgaatctttaaacaaaatacagaaaaatagctgttttattgctgatgctgttgaaatttggaaggaactgagtgaacacttaaaaacagaactacacatggacagaattaaattacaagcattaaaaaaacgaatgggacaagtactgtctccagctcattttttggcaaatattgtcaatatccagtaccagggtcaaaacttaagtgctgaggaagaggagttagctatgacatgggtatccagcaatcatccatctgtaatgccaactataataaacttcaaagctaagggggaaccattcaagaaatatatgtttgctgaagatattttaaagaaagtcacaccagtgaactggtggaagtcacttaagcacttggatttagagactgttcaagtaatgatttcacttttaacagcagtagcttcttctgcaggcgttgaaagaatattctcttcctttggattcattcattctaaattgagaaatcatttgggacccgataaagcaggaaagcttgtttttcttttccagattatgaacaaagaagaagatgaagatgacgaatga